Genomic DNA from Nicotiana tabacum cultivar K326 chromosome 21, ASM71507v2, whole genome shotgun sequence:
caagctcatgtcgttCATCTTATTTCTTGGGCAAATCCTATTAAGTTATGTCAAAACTATTCCTTAGCGATTGACTAGCAAGGTGGTACCTCCAATTTCCATAATTCGAGATTGTGTACATTTCTCAAAAGGATATAAAAGGACAATCATTAGCAGATTTCTTGACAGATCACCTAATACCTAATAATTGTGAACTAACTAAATGGTTGTTGAAGtacaacctccatggaagatatATTTTAATGATGTTGCACATAGCGGAGGAGTTGGTGCTGGTGTAGTATTTTTGAAGtacaacctccatggaagatatATTTTAATGATGTTGCACATAGCGGAGGAGCTGGTGCTGGCGTAGTATTTTTCACTTCTCAAGGGGAGGTTGTGCCCTACTCCTTTACGTTAACAAAACTCTGCTCCAACAATGTCGCTGAGTATCAAGTATTAAtatttgggcttgaaatggctattGATAAGAAGATGTtacaattgcaagtctttggtgactcccaaTTAGTGATCAATCAATCTTTAGGTAGTTATGAGGTCAAGAAACCAGAACTATGCCCATACCATGATTATGCTAAAAACTGATAGGATGGGTCGATGACATGACTATTCAACATGTGcctagaaaagaaaacaagaaggctGATGTTTTAGCTGCTCTAGCTTCATTGTTAACTCTGCCTAATCAAGCACAAGTTActatctgccaaaaatgggtagtaccacCGCTAGGTGAAGATGTAAGTGAAGAAGGTAAGATTGAGCATTTGGTTGGTGTTTATGAAGCTGAGAAGGAAGATTGGCGACAACACATAATTGACTACTTAAGTTATGGGATACTCCCAGAAAATCCAAGAAGAAGGACTGAAATCTGTCATCGCGCACTGTGTTTCCTTTTCTGCAAGGATGCTATATACAGAAGATCATTCGAGGGAGTAATCTTGCTATACTTGGGGGAAGATGAAGAACTCCAAGCTTTGGAAGAAGCACATTATGGAATATGTGGGTCACATTAGTCTGGACCAAAACTCCATtttcatataaaaaggatgggatattatttgCCAAAAATGGTAAATGATTACTTGGACTCCACTTGAAGATGTAAGGCTTGCCAGTTCCATGCAAATTTTATTCATCAGCCTCCTGAAGTGCTACATCTTACTGTTACATCGTGGCCATTCGACGCTTGgagattggatgttgttggaccgcTACCGAAATCTTATGGCGTACATTTGTATATCTTGGTTGCAACCGATTACTTCTCAAAATAGGCGGAAGCTATTTCTCTCAAGGAAATAAAGAAGGAGAATGTTGCAAACTTCATCCGAGTAAATATCatctatcgctttggcattcctggTTACATAACAACGGATAAAGGTAAGTCATTCGATAATAAATGTACGAACAAGATTTGTAATCTCTTTGGCTCCAAGAAACGTGACTCGTCTATGTACAATACTGCTgtcaatggtctagctgaggcatacAATAAGACTCTATGTAAGTTGTTGAATAAagttgtctccaaatccaaatgaGATTGGCATGAACGTATGGAGGAAGATCTATGAGCATATAGGACAACTCACCTCACACAAAAACAAGCAACCCCTTGTTTACTCATCTATGGATTCGAAGCAATTTTACACTTATGCATCAAATACCTTCATTGCGattagctattcaagaagggatcactgatgaagaaaatgtccGACTTCGACTATAGAGTTGGAGGATCTTGATGAGAAAAGGTTAGATGCTCAATAGAGttttgaatgttatcaagctcgactGTCTCGCACATTCAATAAATGATTTCAcacgagatcctttcaagtaggagatcatgTCCTTGTCGTACGAAGACCCACTATCACTTCTGATAAATCTAGAGGGAAGTTGACTTCAAAATAAAATGGGCTATATGTTATGCAAGAAGCTTATTCAAGAGGGGCTTACAAtctggttgatgcagatggcataAGAGTTGACCCTATCAATGAAGTTTTTTAAAGAAGTATAATCCTTAATCTTGCTACGCTCCTAGACGCACGAGCATAAACTGCATGTCATGAAGCTTTTCAAATTTGAGCAAAAtcttcaagttgcaaagctccTCAAAATACGACCTTAAATTGCAATTCGCTACGCTCTTTAAGGCAAGAGCATAAACTGCATGTTGCTCCTGGCGCCAAAGAGCATAAATTGTGTATGACCCAAAACAAAAGTCcactaggttgaaaacctcgaaataTGCGGCCTAGGAGAAAGTTAGGACATTAAAAAAATACtcacccattctgaactacggtatgacttgatcctcttcaccgaggtacgtaaaTAACTTAGAGTTTCATTTTAAGTTCAGTAGCATGAgctcaaaagatacatattgcccaAATCATTATTCGAATGAAGTATGATACAATATAATCCACTCAATTAGTACTTGAAAGTCGGGCTAAAATATTATCGTTTTGTTGAATTTTGGATCTCATATGATTCAAGGGGGCAAGCGTCCATAGTAATTTGGTGTCTTCAATGGGACGATTATAGTCTTTTAGTAGGCTACCAAGTATTTGCATTGATGTTCGAGGATTCGCTATTTCTTCATGTTCACCAAAACTTCAAGTTTGTTGTTCTTCAATCCGCTCTCTGCCCTAAAAAGGAAGGGAAGAGAGGCATGAAAAAGGGAACACAAGTATAAGAAGGAAGATTACCTGGCACGACAtttcaaattcagtgagacttGAACCCAAGATATTTGGTGAGAATGAAGCTCTTGAATTCTAATTTTTAGCAAGAAAAATGTCTTATAATCTCGATCTTCCATACCAAGACATAAAAGTTTTGGCAAAGTCGCGCCAATTTGCAACTGTCGGTATATCAAAATCTAATGTTGACTTTGAAATATTATTCAAAACTATCTTTAAGGTAATAATTTCTGTATTTtggatatattttatattttgaagttTAATTTCCAATAAATTAAATAGTTCGTGATTTTGACATTCCTACATCACGATATAAAACTTTTAGTGAAGTCGTGCAAGTTTGAAATAGTCGGCGTGTCGGAATTTAACGTTGACTTCGAAATATTATCTGAAATTATCCTTAAGGTATTAAATTTGTAATTTTGGATATGctttaaatttgatttttagTTTCCAAGGAATCAAACGGTTCGTGATTCCGACATTCCCACATCAAGATATAAAAGTTTTGGCTAAGTCACGCAAATCTAGAATTGTCTATGTGTTAGAATCTAACATGGATTTCGAAATATtatctgaaactatccttaaattattaaaatCTACACTTTGGATATGTTTTAGATTATGAAGTTtggttttcaaaaaatcaaacggctcatgattttgatgtttcTACGCCAATATATAATTCTTTTGGCGAAGCTTCGCATATATGAAACTATCAACACATAGAAATttaaagttgatttcaaaatattatctgggatGATCCTGAAGGTGTTCGATTACAAATTTTGGACATGCTTGACTATAAAGTCTGGTTTTCGAAAAATTTAACGGTTCATGATTTCAATATTCCTACACCAAGATATAAATTTTCTGGTGGAGCCTCGCAAATCTGAAATTGTCAACACATCGAAGTTTAAAGTTGATTTCAAAAATTTATCTGGGACGATTATGAAGgtgttcaatttcaaattttggaTATGTTTTAGATATTGAAGTCTAATTTTTTGAAAATCAAATGGTTATTTGGACTTTCCCACAAGAAGATATGAATCTTTTGCTACAAGCACATTAGGCTGATAAATATGAATGCGACTAAGAAACAAAGTGACATAATTTAAATCAAAAGTGAAGCAGTCttatttgtgataaaataaaatcTACTAGGTCAATAAAGCATAaagataaaacatgaaataaTGCTAATAGTTTAATCTAAATAGGACTTATAGTTGATCAATTCTTGGCAGCTAGCCTCCAGGTTCTTGTTCTTCTCCTCTAGATTGGCCGAATCCTCAACAACCAGCAAATTTATGTTGTCATATGAAGAGGCCTCAGTCTTGGCAGCTGAAACTTTTGCTTGAATCTCTTCGAACTCCTTTTGAGTCTCTTCTACAATACCTTCGAGATTCTCCTTATCTTATTGTAATGTCTGCAACCTCTTCACAGCTCTCCCCAGTTTCTTTTTACTAAAGGAAACTTTTTTGACTTTCTCGCTTGCTTGAAGTTTGAACAATTCGAGACACTCCATAGCTTTGGAAATCAGCTCTAGCTTCTTATCTTCACTCATCTTATGAGCCAAATTGGATCGCTCTTGGTCATATAAAATGGCAAGCTCAAAAATAGAATCCACTAAACTTTCCAATGGAGAAAGATCCAAAACATCTGCCTTTTTCATATCCTCAAAAATCTCAGTGATTTGCTCTTTATAAGATGAGAGAAATTCTGCACGTGTTTTGGAGAGTCTATTGCAAATATCCTCCCAAAGGCCCAAGATGAATTCTTTTTGTGATTAATGACAAAGCTCTTTCCTTTAAAAATAGATACGGTTGCATCTATTGTTGGTAGGAAGCGAGTTATCTCATTTGGAATTTGTCTTTTTAGGCTTTTGTCATGAGCGATAAATGATGCCTTTTGTCCTCGTTGAACAATTGAAGATGACTTCGCTTTAGACATAGGCCCTCTAACAGATTCATCACCAACTTGCAGCTTATCATGCGGGGATGCCATTAGATGCCCAATGGCAtttagtgtcacgccccaaaatcaaAGAGCGCGACggacgctcaatcgagtgaacccgaccgagcaagcctgttagattccttctacccaaattcattcaTGAAtgaagaggagatgtactccgttaatcaaatattgaagagatttcattaaccgcttccatttcattcccattaacaacaCCATTCAATATTTCtaaaatagtacgagtttatagatttaatgaaaaacatgttaccaaataccaacagttctaatccaattcccaacatcaaataccacccacaatctgtctacggagcctctaagtacaactgaagagtaatatggaaatgccggcaacaaggccccagctatacctcaaccacaaagtacatgagaaacaaaagatacatgaccccgaaatgaagtggggctcaccaaattggctgaaaggagtgtactgctatcactgatcaatgtcacctgctgtagaaccacctgcatccattaaagatacagcgcccccgacaaaagggacgttagtactgtcgaatagcgctagtatgtatagctagaagtcctccttcaaaatagaatgcccgtatgatctatacgtggaacctataatataatgtaattgaaataacctgtacaaacaaggacaacaaaaggggcacctattgtctgcattaataatgtgtctcattagaccgtccttagtgttcacatatcatattatacacttatgcatttcatagaccgtccataatgtttattcataccgtacatctatacctcttatacacaatgcacctatacgtttcatagaccgtccacagtatttcatatcacaatggatttcataacacaatgtacctatgcgttcatagaccgtccacaggatttcataacacaatgtacctatgtgtttcatagaccgtccacaggatttcataacacaatatacctatgcgtttcatagaccgtccatagggtttcataaaacaatatacctatgtgtttcatagaccgtccatagggtttcataacacaatatacctatgtgtttcatagaccgtccatagggtttcataacacaatatacctatgcgtttcatagaccgtccatagggtttcataacataatatacctatgtgattcataacacaatatacctatgcgtttcatagaccgtccatagggtttcataacacattgtaaataaaagtacaaatacgtacatctcataacctttcacaccacatatcacctaattcgtactttcaaccacttacaacattattatttcattgtctctcttggccatacatatgattctttattcacgGCGCAatgaccgtatttcatattccacactttcatttcttccctttcatagatcatcattataattatcaacaagtagaatatttcgaaaatcacaactttaaattcattagtaatgaaggctttaaacacaatcgatttctttccaataaatggagtaaaatgattggcaatcgaagtacaagttaaaatcatacacaatttccactcacgaatatgtaagaacgcaaaacacattaaaaattacttacaaagcatagcattagctaaaacagccacatatgggcatcacttgagttcataaacttttagccgattatattgtcgaattcaattttggaatagttgagtcaaagctcatttcataatctttctcacattatttcatttcattggcattattggtcacaagtataactttcactattggcacgttggccgcactttatattcccaatttactgatttcacttccaaccatctttataagttatcaacaataagacattccaaatcaagactttaggtacacatatgagaaattaagagtcttaagaatattgagactttctcacacaatttggcatactagctttcatttgaaatacgatttaagccaccacattttaatatggaacccatactttgaaactcacagaaacattatggaattcaattccaagagagaaagtttaaccaacatacctcaattgagctttccttaaattactacaacgttccgaaaattctagcaatcccaatctattttgagacataacaaaatttaacaacaattaGGAAGATATTTATGGTCTTAGCtcttttgagcattttatcaaatactaggtgtgcaaatttaaccacacggttcttctacaagatttccttcactacacaacccaatccttacttatttaagctcaacaatcttcccacaaatatttttggtacatgcatgtatagataatactctcatactcaaaaatcatactcctaatcaaccatcttctacccaaattcaaaattgaaaactagggtatggaaccttacctcttagatgaagaacttgtggaattttccttgttaatctttcaagatttgagcaagacttggtGAATAATTATCCTAgggttttctctctctctaaaacagtCTCCCTTCTCTTTACAACATCAGaatatttgctcaaaaatgaccctttgcgtgtatttaacgaagtagggtcaggttttaaaaaactcaaaaataaagctccggaataggttctgtggtcgtatatgcgaccgcataatggttatacggaccgcatattggtcgcataattggtgtccaaaatgaccaaaaatctgcctgagtctgcgatcactatgcggtccgcataactgttctgcggccgcatagtaCACCGCacaacagttatgcggtcgcatagtcgaccgcataattgcttccaactgacccattTAACTGCCTcgctctgcggccattatgcggtccgcatagtgattctgcggtcgcataatggaccgcagaaatgaacttttccgccaaaaattttcctttactttcccgtgcattgttcaacccaaaaggtccaaGCCGCA
This window encodes:
- the LOC142175201 gene encoding uncharacterized protein LOC142175201, encoding MTIQHVPRKENKKADVLAALASLLTLPNQAQVTICQKWVVPPLGEDVSEEGKIEHLVGVYEAEKEDWRQHIIDYLSYGILPENPRRRTEICHRALCFLFCKDAIYRRSFEGVILLYLGEDEELQALEEAHYGICGSH